Below is a genomic region from Vibrio mimicus.
CCCGAGTTTTTACGCCAAGTGCGCGCCTTGTGTGATGAGTTTGGCGTGCTGCTGATTTTGGATGAGATTGCGACCGGCTTTGGTCGCACAGGAAAAATCTTTGCTTGTGAACATGCAGGAATTCAACCAGATATTCTCTGTGTGGGCAAAGCGCTGACTAGCGGATACATGACGCTATCAGCCACCCTCACTACCAAACAAGTGGCCGATACCGTGTGTGCGGGAGAAGCCGGCTGCTTTATGCATGGCCCTACCTTTATGGGCAATCCGCTGGCTTGCGCGGTGGCAAGCGCGAGTTTATCGCTGATTGAGCAAGGAGATTGGCAACAGCAAGTCGTAAACATTGAAGCGTTTTTTGCCAAACATCTACCTAAACTCAACGATTCGCCACGGGTGAAACAGACTCGTTGGCTAGGAGCGATTGGTGTGGTGGAGACGCATTCTCCGGTCAATATGGAAGTGATTCAGGCTCTCTTTGTGGAGCATGGAGTTTGGATCCGCCCCTTTGGTCGGCTGATTTACCTGATGCCACCCTATATTAGTCAACCTGAACATCTGCAAAAACTAGTGGATGCGATTGCAGCCGCGTTAAACCAACCAGAATGTTTTAAGCAATAGACAATACGCTGCGCAACAAACGACAAGCACAAAAAAGCCGACATCTTCATGTCGGCTTTTTTCGTTCTTATCTCTTTGAGCGCTGATTTCCCTTTAGAGGAAAACGGGATTAACCGATATGGGTTAAACCGCCCATGTACTTTTGCAGTACAGCTGGGATAGCAATACGGCCATCGGCTTCTTGGTAGTTTTCCAAAATCGCGACCATGGTACGACCAACCGCCAGACCAGAGCCGTTCAGCGTGTGCACCAACTCAGGCTTCTTCTCACCTTTACGGCGGAAACGCGCTTGCATACGACGCGCTTGGAAGTCCCACATGTTTGAACAAGAAGAGATTTCACGGTACGTCTTCTGCGCTGGAACCCAAACTTCCAAGTCGTAAGTTTTGCAAGAGCCAAAGCCCATGTCGCCCGTACACAGAATCACTTTGCGGTAAGGCAGCTCCAGCAGTTGCAGAACTTTTTCTGCGTGACCAGTCAACTCTTCCAATGCCGCCATAGAATCTTCAGGGCGAGTGATTTGTACCAGTTCCACTTTGTCAAACTGGTGCATACGGATCAGACCACGAGTATCACGACCGTAAGAACCTGCTTCAGAGCGGAAACAAGGCGTGTGTGCGGTCATTTTCAGAGGCAGTTCAGCTTCATCCAAAATGGTGTCACGCACTAAGTTAGTCACTGGCACTTCCGCAGTTGGGATCAGTGACAGACGGCGTGGCTCTTCATCACTGGCTTTCTCAGTCAGAGGCTCAGTGTGGAATAGATCTTGACCGAATTTTGGCAATTGACCCGTACCGAACAACGTTTCTGCGTTCACTAGGTAAGGCACATACAGCTCAGTGTAGCCGTGTTGATCGGTGTGCAGATCCAACATGAACTGTGCGATAGCACGGTGCAGGCGAGCAAATTGACCTTTCATCACCACAAAACGCGCGCCAGTGATCTTGGTTGCGCTAGCGAAATCCAGACCGTCACCCATTTCACCCAAATCCACATGATCTTTCACTTCAAAATCATAAGTTTTTGGTGTTCCCCAACGAGAAACTTCTACGTTTTCGCTGTCGTCTTTACCGTTTGGTACGGCATCGTCTGGAATGTTAGGCACAGTTTGGGTGATCGCATCCAACTGCGCCATGACCGCATCCAATTCAACTTTTTTCGCATCCAGATCGTCACCCAAGGTGCCGATTTGTTGCTTAACCGCTTCTGCGCCCGCTTTGTCGCCAGACGCCATCAGTTGACCGATTTGCTTGGAGATGGAGTTACGCGTGGATTGTAAATTCTCAACTTCTACTTGAATGGACTTACGTTGTTCTTCAAGAGTACGGATAGTCTCCACGTCGAGTTTAAAACCGCGACGTGCCAATTTTGCAGCTGTTTCGTCCAGCTCAGTACGAAGTAATTTAGAATCCAGCATTGCTAATCCTATGCTTTAAGAGTTGCGAGAAAGCGCGTGTGCTTCCTTTTTAGCCAAAGCCACGCGTATTGAAATTTACCCTGCCAAAGATAACCAAAAGGCACTACTTTTCATAGCGCTTTTGTGGGCTTTTTGCGTTCAAATCCGCCAGATACGCTAACTTTTCAGCAATCTTGGTTTCTAGCCCGCGCTGTGTGGGCTGATAGTAGCGAGTTCCACTCATTTCTGGTGGGAAATAGCATTCACCTGCGGCATAAGCACCTGGTTCATCATGGGCGTAACGATATTCCTCACCGTAACCCAGATCTTTCATCAGTCGAGTGGGGGCATTGCGTAGATGCGGTGGTACTTCAAACTCAGGTAGATTATGCGCATCCGACAGCGCTTGTTTCCACGCGGTGTACACGGCATTGCTTTTCGGTGCGCAGGCGAGGTAGACAATCGCTTGAGCAATCGCGCGCTCGCCCTCTGCAGGCCCGACACGGGTAAAGCAATCCCACGCTGCGAGTGCCACTTGCATGCCCCGAGGGTCGGCATTACCGACATCTTCTGAGGCAATCGCGAGCAGACGGCGCGCGATATACAAAGGGTCACAGCCCGCGGAAATCATCCGTGCGGCCCAGTACAACGCAGCATCCGGATCCGAACCTCGAATCGATTTGTGCACAGCGGAAATCAGGTCGTACCAAATATCGCCCTTGTTATCAAAACGCGACACCTTTTCGCCAGCGACTTCGGCAAGCAGAGGCAGATCAATCAGCTTGCGTCCCTGATCATCTTCGCGAGCCATGTCATACAGCAGCTCAAGATAGTTGAGCGACATGCGCGCATCGCCATTGACCAGTTCGGCTAGGCGATCCAGTACGTTATCGGCAAACACTGCGGCCACTTTGCCAAGCCCGCGCTCAGTATCGGCAATCGCCTGCTGTAAAGCTTGCTGAATCTCTTGTTGAGTAAGCGAGGTGAGTTTATAAACCCGCGCGCGGGAAAGCAGCGCGTTATTAAGCTCAAAAGAAGGGTTTTCCGTGGTTGCGCCAATAAAGGTGACCGTACCGTCTTCAATATGCGGCAAAAACGCATCTTGCTGCGATTTATTAAAGCGATGGACTTCGTCGACAAACAAAATGGTGCGACGACCACTGAGTTTGTTCTCACGCGCTTTTTCGATCGCGGCACGGATCTCTTTGACTCCGGACGTCACCGCCGATACGCGTTCCACTTCCGCATTGGCGTAGTTGGCTGCCACTTCGGCTAAAGTGGTTTTTCCGGTGCCCGGAGGTCCCCAAAGAATCATCGAGTGAATATGCCCTGCCTCTAATGCACGGCGCAGTGGCTTTCCCGGTCCCAAGATGTGTTGCTGACCAATATACTGCTCCACCGTTTGTGGACGCATACGGGCAGCTAACGGACGAAAATCTTCGTCGCCGGAAAAATCTAAGCTGTAATTACTCACTCGACTCGCTTCCTTGGTACTAATTTAGTTACGCTGATCGTCAACTTCCACGCCTTTCGGCACTTTGTAGTTAAATACGCTAGCGTTTGGTTTCTGCTGTTTCACCTTACTAAAGGTAAATTCGCTCTGCTGACCATCTTGCTCAATCACTTTAAAACCTTGCACCACCCCTTTCTCACTGATGGTGATTTGGAAACGGCCTTGGTTTGAATCCAGCGCGGTAGGCGTCAGGGTAAATACATCGCCCTTTTCTTCCACATGGTACGCATCCCAATCGCTGGCTTTGCTACGAGTCAGTAGCACAAAAGGCGTCTGCTCTAAAGCTTCTTCGGCGCGGTACAAGGTGACCTGTTCCACAAAAGGGTCAAAATGCCACAAGGTCGTACCGTCTGACACCAGTAAATTCTCATCCGGCGCTTGGGTTTCCCAACGGAAAAGGCTCGGGCGAGCAATATCGACTTTGCCATGCCCAGTGATGATCACTTTTCCTTCAGGGCTCAATACCTGTTGATTAAACGTAGCGCTGAAGCCTTCACTCATGGCTAAACGCTCACTTAAGGTATCTTTAGGGGCGGCAATCGCCGAGAAACTACAAAATAACAGGGCTAACCATTTGTTCATGCTGACTCTGCTCCAAGCAATTTAGCAATGGGGATGATAATAACGATAAAGACTAAGCCTTTGCCTTATCTAACGTGTCAGTGATGTGTAATAAACTATTGCCCACAGCACTGTTTGAATTTTTTACCGCTGTCGCAAGGACAAGCATCATTACGGCCAATGCCTTTAAACGGGTTCACACTTTGTGTTTTAGCGCCCAGCATGGCTTCGTCAGCCGCAAGCGCGACTTCGTGCACCATTAAATTCAGTTGCTCGATCAAATCGGCGAGCGCAGGGACTTGTTCATAGCCCGCTTCGCGCATTTGCGCTTGGGTTTGCGCTTCATCAATCGCCAACATCAAGGTGGTCAATAATGCTTGCAACATACGAATCGAGCCATCTGCAAATGCGCCTTGCTGCCACATGGGTTCTACCTGTGGCCATAATTGCATAAAGCCTTCCGCAAAGTCCGCTAAACCTTGCTCACGCGATGGTGCATGCTCGGCCAACAATGCCAACAAATCATAACCGTTGCCTTTAAGCTGCTGGTATTGGAGATGAATTTGCTCGGTCACTGGTCGTAATAACGCCTGATGTCGCTCGGTAAATAGCTCAGGTAGCCACTGCTCAGGATCGAGCGGACGAGTCGCAAAATTAGCAGCGAGCACCACACCTTCAATAAACAGATCCGACTCAGGGCATTCAATCGCGCTGAGATCGATCAGGGAATAATTCATAGAAAACGCTTAATACAAGGAAAGTTGCGCCGCATTATATACTCAAAGCGAAAGAAGTGGCAGGTCGTCACACTGAACTTGCATCAGAAAGGATGAGTGACATTTATCGATGCTACTACTACAATCTCGCTCCCTTTTCTTCAGCGCTAGCCGGTATTCATCACTATGCGAGTTATTTTAGGCCCGATGGAGGGCGTGTTAGATCATTTGATGCGTGACATGCTGACGCAAATCAATGACTACGACTTCTGTGTCACTGAATTTGTTCGCGTAGTGAATCAGCCGCTTCCTGATCATGTGTTTCACCGCCTCTGCCCTGAACTTCAGCACGGCTCTAAAACCCCGTCAGGTGTTCCGGTAAAAGTACAACTGCTTGGCCAAGATCCGCATTGGATGGCCGAAAACGCGATTCGCGCTGCTGAGCTCGGTGCTTATGGCATCGATCTGAATTTCGGTTGCCCTGCCAAAATGGTTAATCAGAGCAAAGGCGGCGCGGCTCTTTTGCAACATCCCGAACTGATTTATCAAGTAGTCAAGGCGTGTCGTGACGTGGTGCCTGCGCACATTCCTGTTTCGGCGAAAATCCGCTTAGGTTGGGAAGACCCTGAAGATTGTTTTGAGATTGTTGATGCGGTAGCGCAAGCCAAAGCCGATGAGCTGACGGTGCATGCACGTACCAAAGCCGGAGGCTACAAAGCCAGCGAAATCAAATGGCACTACATTGATCAAATTCGCCAGAAATGCAGTATTCCATTGATTGCTAACGGTGAAGTGTGGAATTACGCCGATGGTCAGGCTTGTATACAGACCACAGGCGTGGATTCATTGATGGTATGCCGCGGCGCGCTCAACGTGCCGAATTTAGGTAATGTGGTCAAACACAATCACGCCGCCATGCCTTGGAATGAAGTGGTGGATTTGTTGCTGCGCTACACGCAATTTGAAGTGCGTGGTGACAAAGGCAAATACTACCCAAACCGTATTAAGCAGTGGTTTGCTTATCTGCGCCACGCCTACCCTCAGGCTAATGAGCTGTTTGGTGAGTTACGTACCCTGACTCAAGTTGAACTGATCGTTGATCAGTTACATCGCTATCGCGATCAACTCCATACTGCAGCGACCGAGCTGCCAGTCTAATTAGTATACCAACTGATTTTTGCCGCTGGTTTTCGCCACATACAACTTTTCATCAGCGGCTTTGAACAACTGTTCGAATGTCAGACCCATTTTACTTTCTACTACTTCTACCCCACCCGATAGAGTAAAGCCATCTTCAAGTATGTATTCAGAACTTTGGCATACTGCATCAAAAATTCGTTGCATGATTTTCTTGATTTGCTCTTGATCTTTAGCCGTGACGTAAACCACGAACTCTTCACCACCAAAGCGTGCAACCGCATCTGAACTACGGATATGAGTTTCAATCTGCTCACCGATGTGGCAAATCACTTTATCTCCCATATCATGCCCATAGGTATCATTAATCTGTTTAAAATCATCAATGTCGAGCACGGCTATAGCTAGATAGTGGTTATGCCTTTTACCTCTCAGGAAACCTTCCATGCCTCGGCGATTGAGTAAACCGGTCATCGGGTCACGTGCAGCCAATTCCGCGTAGTGTTTACGATCCCAACGTGTATTAAGATAAACAAGAAGTCCCGTTAGGAAAAAATAGACTAAGGTAGCCACCAGCAAGTTGCCTTTCTTTTGCTGCAAAAAGTGCAAAAACTCCGCTTTATAATCCAGTCGATAAAAAATGACTTGATGATAATCCGCATATTCGCTCTTTAGTGGATAAGGGCGATAGGCATCACGACTCATCACCTGTTCTTCAATATCGATAAGTTCAAAACGAGAAGCGAGATGCGACATTCGGTTTAACAATACGCGCAAACCAATATCCACCGCGACTAACCCTTGATACTTGTTTTCTAGATAAACCGGCAAGATCAGCGTGATCAACCATTCATGTTTTTCTCTAATTACTGAACGATAAGGCCCATCAACGGCAATCATGTTCGGTGCCGCAATAGCGTCATTCCAAAGCGGGCTTTCTTCAATGAAATCTCGAATCTGCTGATAACTGACATTGACTCCTAATGAGTCCGGCGATGAGATGATATAACCACTGATATCAACATAGTGCACACCATAAATGTACTCATCCATATCATGTAAGAATGAGAGCATGGGAGCCATCGAGAGCTTAGTTTGCAAAATAGGGTCTTGAGTCGGATTGGAGTCACACAGAGAAGGCGCACCAATCAACATATAGCTCAAATCCAATTTGGGGACTGCAATATTGGCACTAATCCCTTGTGAAAGGACAAGCGCATCAATCGGCTTAATTTGGCAGACATTTTCCACTATACGAGCTGAATGCTTAAAGAGAATATTGTCTGCGGGACGTTGATTGTGAGTGAAAGTGTAATCTAATGCAGTTACGACTTTTTCGGCTCGTTCAAGCTGCAGTTGAATATCCGCATAAGCATCATCAATCTCTTGATTGAGATCGTACAGATATTGCTGAAAAACCGAAGCAAACAATACAAATGTAACAAGCAACGGCGCGCAGATGATCCAAGTTAAACTCATGCGCTGGTTCATAATTGTCTGCTGACCTCAAAAATAAAAACCCATCATAAACGGATAACGCTCATAATGGGTAGGGGAATTGCGTCACGGCGATTATGCCAAAAAACCATGCAATGTGTAAGCAGTTGTTGCACAAAGGGCGCCAACTTCATTATTTTATCCCGACAACATCGGTCAGCTTAGTAGAAGACTATCATCCGCTAGCTCTTCACCTCGCACTTTAGAGAACATCTCCAACAACTCTGGAACGCCCATACTGGCACGTTGTTCACCCGTAACATCCAAGACAATCTGACCTTGATGCAGCATAACGGTGCGATCGCCGCAAGCAAGGGCATCTTTCATCGAGTGGGTCACCATCATCACGGTTAAATTGAACTCTTTAACGATTTTTTTCGTGAGATCGATAATGAATGCCGCCATACGAGGATCGAGAGCCGCTGTATGTTCATCCAATAACAAGAGTTTACTTTCTGACAGTGTTGCCATTACCAAGCTCACAGCTTGACGCTGGCCACCCGAAAGTAAACCTATGTTGTCGCCAAGGCGATCTTCTAGCCCCAAGCCAAGAATACTAATGCGTTCTTGGAACAGTTTGCGACGCTGATTTGAGAGCGCCAAACTCCAACCGCGGTTTTTACCACGCATGTAAGCGAGCGCCATATTCTCTTCGATGGTCAATGCACCACAGGTTCCCGCTAATGGGTCTTGAAACACACGGGCACACAGATTGGCACGCTGATCAACACTCTGTTTAGTCACATCAATTTCATCAATCAATACTCGACCATCGATGATGGGTGTTTCTCCCGTTACCGCCCCTAGCAAGGTCGACTTCCCTGCCCCATTAGAACCAATCACAGTTAAAAATTGGTGCTCAGGCACTTCTAAAGAAACCCCTCGTAAAGCACGATTTTCTAGAATCGTGCCGGGATTAAACGTCACCTGAATATCTTGTAAACGGATCATACTGCTTCTCCTGACGCGCTTCCCTGCTGAGAGAGTTCTGACTTCTGAGCAGGTGCCTTAAGCTTTTTTGGTTTCAAGTTCCTTTTGATCTTCGGCATGATTAGTGCCAAAGCCACCAAGACCGCCGTGATTAGGTTAAGATCTGAAGCTTGTAAGCCAAACATACCTGAGCTAAGCGCAAAAGCTACCGCCAAACGGTACAGCACTGAACCAACAATCACCGCCACAACCGCGACCCAGATTTTACGTCCAGGAATTAAAGTTTGACCTAAAATGACCGCCGCAAGACCAACCACAATAGTACCAACACCAGAAGTGACATCCGCAAAACTGTTGGTTTGAGCAAATAGAGCGCCAGCAAATCCAACAAAACCGTTAGAAAGTGCTAAACAGAAATAGGTATAAAACGCAGTGCTCGCCCCTTGGGCAGCCACCATGCGGGCGTTAACACCCGTTGCCCGCAAGCCCAAACCAAAATCACTGTTCAACAATCTGATCACGAATAGAGCAGAGATAAGAACCAGAACAGCGACCACCAGAGGGCGAATAAAAACGGGATCGCCTAAAGCTTCAAAGGGAGTCAAAATGGTGTCTTCACCAAGTAAAGCAAGGTTAGGGCGCCCCATGATGCGGATATTGATCGAAAATGCAGCAATCATGGTCAAGATGGAAGCTAACAGATGCAAAATGCCACAGCGGACAGTAAGAAATGCCGTTACCCAACCAGTGGCAGCACCAGCAAGAATCGCCAACCCTGTTGCTATCCATGGGTTAATCCCCGCCACAATTGCGGTTGCTGCAACCGCAGCCCCCATAGGAAAACTACCATCGACACTCAGATCAGGAAAATCGAGCACTCGAAAAGTTAAATACACGCCCAAAGCCACTAAGCCATACAATAAGCCAAGCTCCAAAGCGCCAAAAAAGGCAAAAGCAGACATACATACTCCTTTCTGCTTCAAGGCGTTAGATGACTCCAACACCTTGGAATATACGCTTTCTACAGGTCGTTACCGCTCAATAGCAGAAACGACCTGTGATTTGGATATTGCTTAGTTATTTGATGGTGGTTGCACGTGCAAGCACGGCTTCAGGAATGGTGATACCCAACTGTTCAGCCGCCGCTTTGTTGATCACAAGATCTGAACCTTTTGCTACTTGAACATCAAGGGTACCGGGATCCTTACCTTCGAGGATAGCTGCAACATAATCAGCGGTTTGCACCCCAATTTGATAGTAATCAAAGCCTAAGCTCGCAATGGCGCCGCGATCCACATAGGAAGTTGCCGCACCAAACACTGGGGTTTTGGCTTGGTTAGCCGCCACAATCATACCTTCGATTGCACTCGCGACTGTGTTGTCAATCAGAGCATAGATGACATCTGATTTTTCGGCGATCGCTTGGGTCGCTGATTGAACATCAGCACTTTTCAGTGCCGTTGCTTCCACTAGCTTAATGCCGTGCTTAGCGGTCGAGAGCTTGAGTAATTCCATCAAACTCACCGCATTCGCTTCACCTGGGTTGTACACCACACCGATGGATTTCACGTTTGGTAGGATTTCTTTAATTAGCTCAACATGTTGCTCAACGGGAGACAAATCTGACAGGCCTGTGACATTTTTACCCGGCTGTGCAAGTTGTTTGACCAATTTAGCACCAACAGGATCAGTCACTGCGGTAAACACAATAGGAATCGTTTTGGTTGCTGAAACTAACGCCTGTGCAGTGGGTGTTGCAATACCCACCAGTACATCAGGATTTTCACCCACAAATTGTCGGGCAATTTGTACGGCAATGGCAGGGTTGCCTTGCGCAGTTTTGTAATCAAACTCTAGATTTTTGCCTTCTTCGTAGCCTTTGGCTTTCAATCCATCGAGTAGCCCTTGACGTGTTGCATCCAACGCTGGGTGTTCAACAATTTGTGACACCGCGACTTTGGCTGTTTTCGCCATGATACTTTGTGAAGACAGTAGTGCGGCTCCGGCTAGAACGGCGGTAGCAATAACTTTGCCTGCTCTCATCTTAACTCCTTGATATAAAGCATTGTATTTGTGATGTTGTGTGTGGGTATATCTTTAGTTGTTTTTATTGGGCACTGGTGGTGCCTCTGACAACATTATTACCAGTAACTTTAGGCAAAGGGAAGTAGGTTTTAACAGTTAGATAACAGAAAAAAGTGCAGAATTTGGTCAATGTCGAAAACGGAAGTGAAGTTAACTATCTCTCTTCCCAAACGATGTGGAGCGACAGAGGATGGTAGTTCAGTTCACTCTCATGAGCCTAGATAGGCTCTATGAT
It encodes:
- the serS gene encoding serine--tRNA ligase encodes the protein MLDSKLLRTELDETAAKLARRGFKLDVETIRTLEEQRKSIQVEVENLQSTRNSISKQIGQLMASGDKAGAEAVKQQIGTLGDDLDAKKVELDAVMAQLDAITQTVPNIPDDAVPNGKDDSENVEVSRWGTPKTYDFEVKDHVDLGEMGDGLDFASATKITGARFVVMKGQFARLHRAIAQFMLDLHTDQHGYTELYVPYLVNAETLFGTGQLPKFGQDLFHTEPLTEKASDEEPRRLSLIPTAEVPVTNLVRDTILDEAELPLKMTAHTPCFRSEAGSYGRDTRGLIRMHQFDKVELVQITRPEDSMAALEELTGHAEKVLQLLELPYRKVILCTGDMGFGSCKTYDLEVWVPAQKTYREISSCSNMWDFQARRMQARFRRKGEKKPELVHTLNGSGLAVGRTMVAILENYQEADGRIAIPAVLQKYMGGLTHIG
- a CDS encoding replication-associated recombination protein A, translated to MSNYSLDFSGDEDFRPLAARMRPQTVEQYIGQQHILGPGKPLRRALEAGHIHSMILWGPPGTGKTTLAEVAANYANAEVERVSAVTSGVKEIRAAIEKARENKLSGRRTILFVDEVHRFNKSQQDAFLPHIEDGTVTFIGATTENPSFELNNALLSRARVYKLTSLTQQEIQQALQQAIADTERGLGKVAAVFADNVLDRLAELVNGDARMSLNYLELLYDMAREDDQGRKLIDLPLLAEVAGEKVSRFDNKGDIWYDLISAVHKSIRGSDPDAALYWAARMISAGCDPLYIARRLLAIASEDVGNADPRGMQVALAAWDCFTRVGPAEGERAIAQAIVYLACAPKSNAVYTAWKQALSDAHNLPEFEVPPHLRNAPTRLMKDLGYGEEYRYAHDEPGAYAAGECYFPPEMSGTRYYQPTQRGLETKIAEKLAYLADLNAKSPQKRYEK
- the lolA gene encoding outer membrane lipoprotein chaperone LolA → MNKWLALLFCSFSAIAAPKDTLSERLAMSEGFSATFNQQVLSPEGKVIITGHGKVDIARPSLFRWETQAPDENLLVSDGTTLWHFDPFVEQVTLYRAEEALEQTPFVLLTRSKASDWDAYHVEEKGDVFTLTPTALDSNQGRFQITISEKGVVQGFKVIEQDGQQSEFTFSKVKQQKPNASVFNYKVPKGVEVDDQRN
- a CDS encoding YecA family protein; this translates as MNYSLIDLSAIECPESDLFIEGVVLAANFATRPLDPEQWLPELFTERHQALLRPVTEQIHLQYQQLKGNGYDLLALLAEHAPSREQGLADFAEGFMQLWPQVEPMWQQGAFADGSIRMLQALLTTLMLAIDEAQTQAQMREAGYEQVPALADLIEQLNLMVHEVALAADEAMLGAKTQSVNPFKGIGRNDACPCDSGKKFKQCCGQ
- the dusC gene encoding tRNA dihydrouridine(16) synthase DusC, which translates into the protein MRVILGPMEGVLDHLMRDMLTQINDYDFCVTEFVRVVNQPLPDHVFHRLCPELQHGSKTPSGVPVKVQLLGQDPHWMAENAIRAAELGAYGIDLNFGCPAKMVNQSKGGAALLQHPELIYQVVKACRDVVPAHIPVSAKIRLGWEDPEDCFEIVDAVAQAKADELTVHARTKAGGYKASEIKWHYIDQIRQKCSIPLIANGEVWNYADGQACIQTTGVDSLMVCRGALNVPNLGNVVKHNHAAMPWNEVVDLLLRYTQFEVRGDKGKYYPNRIKQWFAYLRHAYPQANELFGELRTLTQVELIVDQLHRYRDQLHTAATELPV
- a CDS encoding GGDEF domain-containing protein; protein product: MNQRMSLTWIICAPLLVTFVLFASVFQQYLYDLNQEIDDAYADIQLQLERAEKVVTALDYTFTHNQRPADNILFKHSARIVENVCQIKPIDALVLSQGISANIAVPKLDLSYMLIGAPSLCDSNPTQDPILQTKLSMAPMLSFLHDMDEYIYGVHYVDISGYIISSPDSLGVNVSYQQIRDFIEESPLWNDAIAAPNMIAVDGPYRSVIREKHEWLITLILPVYLENKYQGLVAVDIGLRVLLNRMSHLASRFELIDIEEQVMSRDAYRPYPLKSEYADYHQVIFYRLDYKAEFLHFLQQKKGNLLVATLVYFFLTGLLVYLNTRWDRKHYAELAARDPMTGLLNRRGMEGFLRGKRHNHYLAIAVLDIDDFKQINDTYGHDMGDKVICHIGEQIETHIRSSDAVARFGGEEFVVYVTAKDQEQIKKIMQRIFDAVCQSSEYILEDGFTLSGGVEVVESKMGLTFEQLFKAADEKLYVAKTSGKNQLVY
- a CDS encoding ABC transporter ATP-binding protein; protein product: MIRLQDIQVTFNPGTILENRALRGVSLEVPEHQFLTVIGSNGAGKSTLLGAVTGETPIIDGRVLIDEIDVTKQSVDQRANLCARVFQDPLAGTCGALTIEENMALAYMRGKNRGWSLALSNQRRKLFQERISILGLGLEDRLGDNIGLLSGGQRQAVSLVMATLSESKLLLLDEHTAALDPRMAAFIIDLTKKIVKEFNLTVMMVTHSMKDALACGDRTVMLHQGQIVLDVTGEQRASMGVPELLEMFSKVRGEELADDSLLLS
- a CDS encoding ABC transporter permease, with the protein product MSAFAFFGALELGLLYGLVALGVYLTFRVLDFPDLSVDGSFPMGAAVAATAIVAGINPWIATGLAILAGAATGWVTAFLTVRCGILHLLASILTMIAAFSINIRIMGRPNLALLGEDTILTPFEALGDPVFIRPLVVAVLVLISALFVIRLLNSDFGLGLRATGVNARMVAAQGASTAFYTYFCLALSNGFVGFAGALFAQTNSFADVTSGVGTIVVGLAAVILGQTLIPGRKIWVAVVAVIVGSVLYRLAVAFALSSGMFGLQASDLNLITAVLVALALIMPKIKRNLKPKKLKAPAQKSELSQQGSASGEAV
- a CDS encoding ABC transporter substrate-binding protein gives rise to the protein MRAGKVIATAVLAGAALLSSQSIMAKTAKVAVSQIVEHPALDATRQGLLDGLKAKGYEEGKNLEFDYKTAQGNPAIAVQIARQFVGENPDVLVGIATPTAQALVSATKTIPIVFTAVTDPVGAKLVKQLAQPGKNVTGLSDLSPVEQHVELIKEILPNVKSIGVVYNPGEANAVSLMELLKLSTAKHGIKLVEATALKSADVQSATQAIAEKSDVIYALIDNTVASAIEGMIVAANQAKTPVFGAATSYVDRGAIASLGFDYYQIGVQTADYVAAILEGKDPGTLDVQVAKGSDLVINKAAAEQLGITIPEAVLARATTIK